The Odocoileus virginianus isolate 20LAN1187 ecotype Illinois chromosome 3, Ovbor_1.2, whole genome shotgun sequence genome includes a window with the following:
- the CCNI2 gene encoding cyclin-I2, giving the protein MEPSIDNLLQGGLLTSRAGDSAPGARALEFGRKSRRNGPSLSAPPAAVERLSPRRDPEKFLGGVPARCAPAPRAFVDQIRAGGNAGSASCRPRPRRSWGAAARTIYAAPSPQPAQAHAEYLGRLPGPALAARLPDAGPGPRGASVAGWPTPGTGTLAGPSRKHGHPPPPRAHGTRPGSTCTRDQQAEICEAFREVVLWLLRVENIFDFSQNTFSLALTIFSRLLVSVKIKKHLLHCVTITSLRLATKANEEEELIPHVKDFIKHYGSGYSPNELLRMELAILDKLHWDLYIGTPLDFLSTVSTRNFQSLPWTHCAFGTAVHNIGRQSTRPYTCSTVT; this is encoded by the exons atggag CCTTCAATAGATAACCTTCTCCAGGGCGGCTTGCTCACCAGCCGGGCTGGGGACTCTGCCCCTGGGGCTAGGGCTTTAG AGTTCGGACGAAAGTCTAGGCGAAATGGCCCTTCGCTGTCCGCTCCCCCCGCGGCCGTGGAACGTCTCTCTCCCCGCCGCGATCCGGAAAAGTTTCTCGGAGGCGTGCCTGCGCGATGCGCTCCGGCTCCCCGCGCCTTCGTGGACCAGATCCGTGCGGGCGGGAATGCGGGCTCGGCCAGCTGCAGGCCCCGACCCCGCCGCAGCTGGGGGGCTGCCGCCCGCACCATCTACGCAGCCCCCAGTCCCCAGCCCGCCCAGGCTCATGCAGAATACCTGGGGAGACTTCCCGGACCAGCACTGGCTGCTCGCCTACCTGACGCAGGCCCAGGGCCGCGAGGCGCGTCTGTGGCGGGGTGGCCAACTCCAGGTACGGGTACCCTCGCGGGGCCCTCCCGGAAGCACGGTCATCCCCCTCCCCCACGCGCGCACGGGACGAGGCCGGGCTCCACGTGCACCCGCGACCAG CAGGCGGAGATTTGCGAAGCCTTCAGAGAAGTTGTGTTGTGGCTCCTGAGAGTGGAGAACATCTTTGACTTCTCTCAGAACACTTTTAGCCTGGCTCTCACTATCTTCAGCCGCCTCCTTGTTTCAGTAAAG ATAAAAAAGCATTTACTCCATTGTGTCACAATTACTTCCTTGAGGCTTGCTACAAAAGCTAATGAAGAAGAGGAG ttaATTCCACACGTTAAAGACTTCATAAAGCATTATGGCTCTGGCTATTCCCCGAATGAGCTCCTCAGGATGGAGCTGGCTATTTTGGACAAACTGCACTGGGACCTCTACATTGGGACACCGCTGGACTTTCTGTCCACAGTAAGTACGAGGAACTTCCAGAGCCTACCCTGGACTCATTGTGCCTTTGGAACAGCTGTTCACAATATAGGACGGCAAAGCACACGTCCTTACACATGCAGCACAGTGACGTGA